From the genome of Blautia hydrogenotrophica DSM 10507:
CCGGGAGTTATCCAGCGCAGTCGGTTTTAAGGGGATCTTCCGCAAAGTGCTGATTTTCCTGCTGGTCGGGATTGCGAACATCATCGATGTGCAGGTGATTGGTACGGGAGCAGTCTTACGGACAGCGGTCATCTTTTTCTACATCTCCAATGAAGGCGTGAGCCTGCTAGAGAATGCGGGACATCTGGGACTCCCCATCCCGGAGAAGATCAAAACGGTATTAGAGCAGCTCCATGACAGAGCAGAAAACGGAAAGGAAGGTAATGAATAATGGCTTACACAAACAGTTCATTGGTATCTTACACAAAACTTAGTCCGAACCATTCCGGGCAGAGGACACATTCTATCGACAGGATCACACCCCACTGCGTGGTCGGCCAGCTGACGGCAGAGAGCATCTGCGGATGCTTCACCAGCCCATCCAGAGAGGCCAGCTGTAACTATGGCATTGGAAAAGACGGAAAGATCGCCCTTTGCGTGGAGGAAAAGAACCGCTCCTGGTGTTCTTCCAGCAGCGCTAACGACCAGAGGGCGGTCACCATCGAGTGTGCCAGCGATCTGAATCATCCCTACGCAATGACCACTGCCGTTTACAATTCCCTTGTGAAGCTGTGTACGGACATCTGTAAACGGAATGGGAAGAAGAAACTTCTCTGGCTGGGGGATAAGAATAAGACGCTAAACTATTCCCCGAAGTCCGATGAGATGGTGCTGACCGTCCATCGCTGGTTTGCCAACAAGTCCTGTCCGGGAGACTGGCTGTATTCCCGGCTTGGGGATCTGGCCTCCAAGGTAACGGCAGCGCTGGGGGGGCTCGTCTTCCGGTTCGACCGGCTCGGTTTTATACCGTGTCCGCAAAAGCTGGTCGGATGCCAAGAGCCAGAAGGGAGCTTTCAACAATCTGGATAACGCCAAGCGATGTGCTGACTCCAATGCAGGCTATTCCGTTTATGATGAAAGTGGGAAGGTAGTTTACACTGGAAAGCAGACTGGCTCTGGAGGTTCCACCGGTTCCTTCTTGGTACAGGTCACAGCAACGGATTTGAATATCCGCAAAGGTCCCGGTACGAATTACGCCAAGATCGGCAAGTATACAGGGAAAGGCGTGTTTACGATTACAGAGGTGAAATCCGGCACGGGTTCCACCGCAGGATGGGGGAAACTCAAGAGTGGCTCTGGCTGGATTTCTCTGGATTACTGCAAGCGTCTTTAAGTAAAGAAAAGAGGAAGAATGGGCTTGCCCGTGGGCTGTGCGATAGCTGCATGGCCTGCGGGCCTTATTTTTTTGTCTGCGATACCCCCTCAAAGCACCGGGGAAATCTCCGTATTCTGAAGGAGGCATCCTTCGGATAGGAGGAATACCATGCAGGAAAGCAACAA
Proteins encoded in this window:
- a CDS encoding phage holin family protein, which produces MKEFWNTIQLIFSAVGGWLGYFLGGCDGLLYALIAFVVIDYITGVMCAIINRELSSAVGFKGIFRKVLIFLLVGIANIIDVQVIGTGAVLRTAVIFFYISNEGVSLLENAGHLGLPIPEKIKTVLEQLHDRAENGKEGNE